The Hyperolius riggenbachi isolate aHypRig1 chromosome 3, aHypRig1.pri, whole genome shotgun sequence genome window below encodes:
- the LOC137562631 gene encoding uncharacterized protein → MEEGQYIEGHQDLYKDAMIENQLPLTSPDQSSNRDTPERCTCPLYSQDCPHEGHTSPHHYQGGKLSVVVEEEKETYVRGDHQSIEKDDMMRTNEVEEEEMYVRSDQQYVEEGDMMRTIKEEGEETYVMNGQQSIEEGDMRACKEEEEMYGRSDQQSAEEGDMMTIKVEEEETYVRSDHQSMEEGDMMRTSKEYNVTEGRTVGTINFNMVGRGKAAARGRGGARGKRKRKRFVFDVDDLVARVQSKPQLYDKHHPKYKDTAANAVLWEEITSSFYDDWENEEKKAEKILDVRERWRSLRDNYKRDLDKVKEMKRSGAGSSTTGKYCHFEILDFLRPCFEGRETEDSSGPSFQTAALGNMQEMDMSQEHSVAQPPTSQATVDQNVRRRSHRKATPSNRQIDMSMLSAFHQLMDRWQHSQSQLTDTQKIANGLVPLMNLVSEHLRPHMLKDIMDVIIKYQATPPTNTVDPNTQTTMSSS, encoded by the exons atggaggaggggcagtatatagaaggacaccaggacctctacaaggatgcCATGATTGAGAATCAGCTGCcactcacatcaccgg ATCAATCAAGTAACAGagacacaccagagcgatgtacaTGTCCTCTTTATTCTCAGGATTGTCCACATGAAGGTCACACCtccccccaccattatcag GGTGGAAAACTGAGTGTTGTGGTCGAAGAAGaaaaagagacatatgtgaggggtgatcatcAGTCTATAGAGAAggatgacatgatgaggacaaatgaagtggaagaagaagaaatgtatgtgaggagtgaccagcaatatgtggaggagggggacatgatgaggacaattaaagaggaaggagAAGAAACGTATGTGATGAATGGTCAGCAGTCCATCGAAGAGGGTGACATGAgggcatgtaaagaggaagaagagatgtatggaaGGAGTGACCAGCAATCTGCAgaggaaggtgacatgatgacaattaaagtggaagaagaggagacatatgtgaggagtgaccatcagtctatggaggagggtgacatgatgaggacaagtaaagagtacaatgttacagagggcagaacag ttggcaCAATCAACTTCAACATGGTTGGCCGTGGAAAGGCAGCAGCACGTGGTCGTGGAGGTGCCCGtggaaaaaggaagaggaagcgtTTTGTTTTTGATGTGGACGACTTGGTAGCTAGAGTCCAATCCAAACCTCAGCTGTATGATAAACATCATCCTAAGTACAAGGACACCGCTGCCAATGCCGTACTATGGGAGGAGATTACATCATCATTTTATGATGATTGGGAAAATGAGGAAAAGAAAGCTGAAAAAA TTCTGGATGTTCGTGAACGCTGGAGATCTCTTCGTGATAATTACAAACGCGATTTGGATAAAGTGAAAGAGATGAAGCGCAGTGGTGCGGGTTCATCAACCACGGGCAAATACTGCCATTTTGAAATCCTAGATTTTTTAAGACCATGTTTTGAGGGACGAGA GACAGAGGATAGTTCAGGTCCAAGTTTTCAAACCGCAGCTTTGGGAAACATGCAGGAGATGGACATGAGTCAGGAGCATTCTGTTGCACAACCACCCACCTCTCAAGCGACTGTTGACCAAAATGTAAGGCGAAGATCTCATCGCAAAGCAACACCTAGCAATCGCCAAATTGATATGAGCATGCTGTCAGCATTTCACCAACTAAtggacagatggcagcacagtcagtCCCAGCTCACGGACACACAAAAAATAGCTAATGGATTAGTTCCACTCATGAATTTAGTTTCAGAGCACCTCCGTCCACATATGCTGAAAGATATCATGGATGTAATTATTAAATACCAGGCAACTCCGCCTACCAACACCGTTGACCCCAACACACAAACAACTATGAGTAGCTCCTAG